In the Pirellulales bacterium genome, one interval contains:
- a CDS encoding HAD-IC family P-type ATPase, translating into VAMTGDGTNDAPALAQADVGVAMNTGTQAAKEAGNMVDLDSNPTKLLEIVEIGKQLLMTRGSLTTFSIANDVAKYFAIIPAAFMGTYPALGKLNVMHLATADSAILSAVIFNALIIVALIPLALKGVRHRPADASKLLRDNLLIYGLGGLIVPFIGIKAIDVLLVLAGLA; encoded by the coding sequence TCGTGGCCATGACCGGGGACGGGACCAACGACGCGCCGGCGCTCGCTCAAGCGGACGTCGGGGTGGCCATGAACACCGGCACGCAGGCTGCGAAGGAAGCCGGCAACATGGTCGATCTCGATTCGAATCCCACGAAGCTGCTCGAGATCGTCGAGATCGGCAAGCAACTCCTAATGACCCGCGGTTCACTCACGACGTTCAGCATCGCCAACGACGTGGCGAAATACTTTGCCATCATCCCGGCGGCGTTCATGGGCACGTACCCGGCGCTCGGGAAGTTGAATGTTATGCACCTGGCGACCGCGGATAGCGCCATTCTGTCGGCCGTGATTTTCAACGCGTTGATCATCGTCGCGCTGATTCCGCTGGCGCTCAAGGGCGTGCGTCACCGTCCGGCTGATGCGTCGAAACTGCTGCGTGACAACTTGTTGATTTACGGCCTGGGCGGACTGATCGTCCCCTTTATCGGTATCAAAGCGATCGATGTGTTACTCGTCCTGGCCGGACTGGCTTAG